The Mangrovibacterium diazotrophicum DNA window ACCAGCCGATCGCGTTTATCACGGGCACTGAAAATCCAGTAAAGCGACCAGATGATACTGCTCGCCAAAGCCAAAATCGCTCCAAAAGTATTTGTCCTGGCAAAACCATCCAAACCACCTTGCGACGAAATAAACACCACACCGGCAAAGCTGCAGCAAATAGCTACCAGATTTTTCCAACTCAACTTCTGACCCAACAACGGAACCGATAGCAACGCGAGTGTTACCGGCCAAACCATATTCAGCGCCTGTGTTACCTGCGCCGGGTTCAACGAGTAGGCCTGAAACAAAACCAAGTAATACAGGAATGGATTCAGAAATCCCTGGATGGCCGACTGTGCCAATTGTACGGTCGAAACGGCACGAAACTCGGCCCATCTCCCAGTCGCCAAAACCACGATCAGGAAAAATATGAGTGACACAATGGAAGCGATAAAAATAAGCTGAAACGGGGTGTACGATTGCAAGGCCAACTTAAAGGCTGTGGCAACCGTCGACCACAAAACAACAGCCAGCAAAGCCAGCAAAATAGCAGTTTTCTGATTTTTCATTTAGTTGATGGTTTCATTTACTCGGACATCCTGCTCCGACTGCGTATCAAAATCGCCGCGAAGTTGCCGATACCAATTGCGGGCTTCCGACACATGCACACTCCCCGGGTGATCTTCCAGCAACTTGAGGTAGTACCCTTGGGCCTTTTCCGGATCATTTAGTTTGGTGCGATATAAGTTGCCCAACTCAAGCAACGCATCATCCGCGAGCAGATCCCAGGGATAATCAGCGACCAGTTGCTCTAAAAAGGAAGCAGCTTCGGTCCATTTTGCCTGCTTCTCCATGATCGACGCCTTTCGGTAGTAGATATCGTCCTGCAACGAGTGGAAAGGATATTCATTTTGCAAACTGTCGAGCACCGCCCAGGCTGACTCGGTTTGGTTGCGAAACTGAAGCAGATCGGCGCGGGCAAACATCTGCAGCGGAACACTGGTGGTATCCAGGTTCATGTTATTACCAATAAACAGCGCCAACTCCATCGCATCGTTAGCGATCAACTTGGATGTACTGGCTTTCAGCACATCCAACTGTGCCTTTGCCCAAGCCATCTCGCCCATATAATAGCCCAGCCTCGCCTTTTTCAGTTTTACCTGATCGCCCAGCTCGTTGGTCTTATTATTCTCGATAACCTGCGAGTACAACAGAATCGCTTCATAAACATCACCGGTCAACACATAAA harbors:
- a CDS encoding DMT family transporter encodes the protein MKNQKTAILLALLAVVLWSTVATAFKLALQSYTPFQLIFIASIVSLIFFLIVVLATGRWAEFRAVSTVQLAQSAIQGFLNPFLYYLVLFQAYSLNPAQVTQALNMVWPVTLALLSVPLLGQKLSWKNLVAICCSFAGVVFISSQGGLDGFARTNTFGAILALASSIIWSLYWIFSARDKRDRLVVLLWNFVFGLLFLAGYSFFEPGAFDFPVTAKALGAAVYVGMFELGITYIIWIYALHKSENNAVTGNFVFLSPFISLMFIHLILRETIYATTFIGLSFILLGIVIQQVRLRLPFGWRLLRQSKS